Proteins encoded by one window of Lactobacillus sp. ESL0684:
- a CDS encoding SDR family NAD(P)-dependent oxidoreductase: MKEFKDKVAVITGAAHGFGREFALEAAKRGMKLVLADIDEPALAKTLQDVKEIGAQAISVLTDVTEETEIDNLVNRAMNKYDQINLLINSAGVAIPGPVWELPTRDWEWILHADLMSQVWALKRVIPIMRKQKEHGDILNVASIAGLMTSPQMPAYYATKFAVVGMSEAVEYDLQVAQANVGLHVFCPAFVQTDLYHTEKHRPEKYTDKSDPYYTSETFKAGQKQAKVDIITGMALDGVAKLVFKALEDDKFYILTHPGVNDAIVGRTKGIPEGKGPDLQALAPFLTQTHKVEGDN; this comes from the coding sequence ATGAAAGAATTTAAGGATAAAGTTGCAGTAATTACCGGTGCAGCACATGGTTTTGGGCGTGAGTTTGCTTTAGAAGCAGCTAAACGCGGCATGAAACTTGTATTGGCAGATATTGATGAACCAGCATTAGCAAAAACGTTACAAGATGTTAAGGAAATTGGTGCGCAAGCAATTAGTGTGCTTACTGATGTAACTGAAGAAACTGAGATTGATAATCTAGTTAATCGGGCAATGAATAAATATGACCAAATTAATTTATTGATAAACTCAGCAGGTGTTGCTATTCCTGGCCCAGTTTGGGAATTGCCAACTAGGGATTGGGAATGGATCTTGCATGCTGACTTAATGAGTCAAGTTTGGGCATTAAAACGCGTAATTCCAATTATGCGCAAACAGAAAGAACACGGCGACATTTTGAATGTAGCATCAATTGCAGGGTTAATGACTAGTCCACAAATGCCAGCATATTACGCGACTAAGTTCGCTGTCGTCGGGATGAGTGAGGCAGTTGAATATGACTTACAAGTTGCTCAAGCCAATGTTGGGTTACATGTATTCTGTCCAGCCTTTGTCCAAACAGACTTATATCATACAGAAAAGCATCGCCCGGAAAAATATACTGATAAAAGCGATCCTTATTATACTAGTGAAACTTTTAAAGCTGGACAAAAACAGGCTAAGGTTGATATTATAACAGGCATGGCACTTGATGGCGTAGCAAAGCTTGTTTTTAAAGCACTTGAGGATGATAAGTTTTATATTTTGACCCATCCAGGTGTAAATGATGCGATCGTTGGTAGAACAAAAGGTATTCCAGAGGGCAAAGGTCCAGACTTGCAAGCATTAGCTCCATTTTTAACTCAAACACATAAAGTAGAAGGAGATAATTAA